One Halobacterium sp. DL1 DNA window includes the following coding sequences:
- a CDS encoding succinyl-CoA synthetase subsunit alpha — translation MSILVDDDTRVVVQGITGGEGKFHAEQMIDYGTNVVAGAVPGKGGQEVAGVPVYDTVDAAVEEEDADASVVFVPPAFAADAVFEGLDTDLDLVVAITEGIPTQDMAKVNKRLSEVDTRLLGPNCPGIITPGESKLGILPGNIFESGNVGLVSRSGTLTYQVVDSLTSRGIGQTTAIGIGGDPIIGTDFIDALELFEADPDTHAVVMCGEIGGEDEEDAAEFIAQNMDTPVAGFIAGRTAPPGKRMGHAGAIVSGSGTGTAESKINALNDAGVPVGDTPEEVADDIEDLL, via the coding sequence ATGAGCATCCTGGTAGACGACGACACCCGCGTCGTGGTGCAGGGCATCACGGGCGGGGAAGGCAAGTTCCACGCCGAACAGATGATCGACTACGGGACGAACGTCGTCGCTGGCGCCGTCCCCGGCAAGGGCGGCCAGGAGGTCGCTGGCGTCCCCGTCTACGACACCGTCGACGCCGCCGTCGAGGAGGAGGACGCCGACGCGTCGGTCGTCTTCGTCCCGCCGGCGTTCGCCGCGGACGCCGTCTTCGAGGGGCTCGACACGGACCTCGACCTCGTGGTCGCCATCACGGAGGGCATCCCCACGCAGGACATGGCGAAGGTGAACAAGCGCCTGAGCGAGGTCGACACCCGCCTCCTCGGGCCGAACTGCCCGGGCATCATCACGCCCGGCGAGTCCAAACTCGGCATCCTCCCCGGCAACATCTTCGAGTCCGGGAACGTCGGCCTGGTCTCTCGGTCGGGCACGCTCACCTACCAGGTCGTCGACTCCCTCACGTCGCGGGGTATCGGCCAGACCACCGCCATCGGCATCGGCGGCGACCCCATCATCGGGACGGACTTCATCGACGCCCTCGAACTGTTCGAGGCCGACCCGGACACCCACGCCGTCGTGATGTGCGGCGAGATCGGCGGCGAGGACGAGGAGGACGCCGCCGAGTTCATCGCCCAGAACATGGACACGCCGGTCGCCGGGTTCATCGCTGGCCGCACCGCACCGCCGGGCAAGCGCATGGGCCACGCGGGCGCCATCGTCTCCGGCAGCGGCACCGGCACCGCCGAATCGAAGATCAACGCGCTCAACGACGCGGGCGTTCCCGTCGGTGACACCCCCGAGGAGGTCGCCGACGACATCGAGGACCTGCTGTAA